AATCACAGGCGGTTGTCGATCCGAAGTTGCAAAATAGCCTGTCCCTGCTTAATGCCGTGCTGGCTGCCAACCCGACCGGTCAATTCGGCGGTGCTACTCAAGCGATGAATGGTGCAGTGTCTCCGGCGCAGGCGATTGCGACTGCTTGGGAACGCGCAGCTGCTGCCGCGAAGGCGACGGCACAAGCCGCTGCTGGCGGTGCTGCTGCACCGACGAACCAGGCATTCGGCGGCATGATGCACTTGGCGTCTGGCGGTGCTGCTCGCGGCATCGACACGATCCCCGCGATGCTTTCGCCGGGTGAGTTCGTGATGAACGCCAAGTCGTCGCGGAAGTTCTACAGCCAGTTGGTTGCGATGAATGCCGGTCAGACGCCTACATACCGTGAAAGTGGCGGCAGTGTGACCAACTACAACATCGGCGACGTAAACGTGAACGGCGTCAGCGACGGGGTAACGAACGCCCGCGAAATGATTCGCGCCATCAATCGGGAATCCCGCAGGGGCACTGAACGGCTACGATAACAACGAAGGCCCGGCAGCAAGTGCTGCCGGGCCAATTTGCTGCGCTGTGCGAAAAATGTACACATCGGATAAGATCAGTGCTGGCAGTGCAGCAATACCGATTCGTTTCAAAATGGGTCGTGTATATTGCGTTTCCGAAACGCTCCCCTACAATCCAGACCGGAGGCTCGAATGGTACGAATACTATTGGCTGCGATTATCGGACTTGTCGCAGTGCCATGCGTGGCGGAGGAGATTCCGCTGAAATCGGTCTGGGCGTACCAGATGCCCGGCACTAGGGGATTCTGCAATGGCGAGCCCAATAAGTCTCCTACAGCTGTGGACGATATTTTAGCAGCTCTCTCCGAAGGCACCCCTGCCACAAGCAAGTCAAGTCGCGGGTTCATTCTCAATGGCGCGGGGGTTGATGAGTTGAGGACAGCCAGAAGTGTCTTGGATGGCTCTGAAAAACCTCGCTATCGATTCTCCTCCAACGATGAGATTAACGTCGTGTTCTTCTCGCGCGAGTGTGGCCAAGACTTTCATATTAAGGGCGCGACTCGAAAAGGGACCCGGCTGACCGTTCATTACATCGGCATTCCGCACAAATCAGGCAATACGTCACCACAGTTTGCGATCATTCCATTTGGGAAATTGTCGCCGGAAAAGTATCACGTGGCTTTTATTCCAGCCACCGCCAGCGGCCAGAATGCCACTAGCAAAGTTCCTCCCAATGTCGTGAGTGGGTCATTCAACTTTGTCGTTGAATGACAAACGAAATGACATCGCCAAAAGGAGTATCGAAGCGATGTATAAATTCCATTTGTCCTTCGCATTAACTGCGAGTGTCATACTTGCGCAAGTCGCGAGTGCCAGCACTGACTCGACCGGTCCGAACGGAATCAACTCCACGGGGTTGCTGGGTGCCAACAACCAACCACTCACAGGCGCGGGTGTGAAGATCGGCCAAGTTGAGGATTCAAGGCCGGCTAAATCAGGCGTGGATAGTGCAGGCTACATAAACTCATCTGTCAGTCCAGCTGCCGTTTTCAAGCTAGACGGTTCCCCTGTCCCTGATGAGGACATTCTCGGTCAGAATGGTCACGCGACGCAGGTGGCGAGCGTGATGATCTCAACTGACAACACTGACCCTGACATGGATGGAGATACGCCGATCGGCGTCTCCCCTGGTGCTCAGTTGTACGCTTCTGCAACTAGTGAGCCTGTAAATCCAGCGCAGACCGAGGCGGCCGTAAGCGCCCAACACATTGCAGACATAGGAGAAATTCGAGCGGTCAACATCAGCTTCGGCGAACAAGTAGTGGATGGAAACATATTCGATGGAAACTCGTTGTTTACGCAGTTTATCGATTGGTCCGCATCAGAACACGACATTCTGTACGTTGTGTTAGGAAATCAAGGACAGAGTCTTCCGATTCCTAAGGATAATTTTAATGGCATGACGATCGGCCGATCATCAAGGGTCGGAAATGTATTTCGCCGAGTTTCCAGCGTTAATACTTACGACGAGGATGCTGCCGGGTTTCGAACGTCAATTTCGTTGATCGCTCCCGGAGAAATGATACAAGTTACTGGACTTGGCAACGTTCATGCTCGGCCCAGCGGGACTAGCTTCGCCGCGCCACATGTCACTGGCACTGTGGCACTTTTGCAAGAGTATGCAAACGAACGGATTGCCAACGCCCCATCGGCGCAATGGAACGTGAGCGGAAATGCGCGTCGCCACGAAGTGATGAAGGCCGTGCTAATGAATTCCGCAGACAAGATAGAAGATGGAAGCATTGACGAAATTAATGGCGTTGATATTCCCGTGGGCGGTTTGCTCGGCATGGAACGCACGGTGGTGAAGCAAGATGGCGTCTCCACTTGGTTTGACTCAGACGCTTACGGCGACGGAGACCTTGGGTCAGGTCAATTTGTTCCACTTGACGAGCAAATGGGAACTGGGCATTTGAACGCCAGCCGAGCACTCACGCAGTTTCGAAGCGGGGAGCAGAACTACGAAGATGGCGACGTACCCCTAATCGGGTGGGACTACGGAACAACAACCGGCGAGGGCGACAATAACCGGTATCGTTTCAGCGAGGAATTACTTGGCGGCAGTTTTGTATCAATCACTGTCGCTTGGGACCGTCACGTTGAGTTGAACGATACGAATAGCAATAATCGATTCGATAGCGGTGAGACATTCGAGAGATACGATAGTGATGGCGATCCTCCAGACGACTCTGTGATCAACGACCTTGACTTGTATTTCCTCCCGGCGTCCGCGACATCCGCTGGCTTAGCCGAAGCGGCGTCGATTTCAACCGAAGGGACCGTAGACCACATTTTTTTCCAAGTGCCATACACCGGCTTTTGGCAGTTTTGGGTTGACCAGCACGATGAGGAAGCGGCACTGGGCAGTAGCCAAAACTATGCTGTAGCATGGTGGGCTAAGTCAGCAGCCGGACCCTCGATAACAGCAGATTTCACTGGCGACGGAACAGTCGACGGCGACGACCTCGCGCAATGGAAGGGTGACTTTGGCATCAACGACGACTCCGATGCCAACGGTGACGGCGTGACAGACGGTGCAGATTTCCTCGCATGGCAGCGAGAGTTTGGAAATAGCTCGGCGACGCCAACCTCCAGTAACGTCCCAGAGCCATCCGCCCTGATGCTCAGCATGCTAGGCTTGCCGTTTCTGATGCGACGACAGCGGTAGAAATGTAACTTCGCCTGC
This sequence is a window from Lacipirellula parvula. Protein-coding genes within it:
- a CDS encoding S8 family serine peptidase: MYKFHLSFALTASVILAQVASASTDSTGPNGINSTGLLGANNQPLTGAGVKIGQVEDSRPAKSGVDSAGYINSSVSPAAVFKLDGSPVPDEDILGQNGHATQVASVMISTDNTDPDMDGDTPIGVSPGAQLYASATSEPVNPAQTEAAVSAQHIADIGEIRAVNISFGEQVVDGNIFDGNSLFTQFIDWSASEHDILYVVLGNQGQSLPIPKDNFNGMTIGRSSRVGNVFRRVSSVNTYDEDAAGFRTSISLIAPGEMIQVTGLGNVHARPSGTSFAAPHVTGTVALLQEYANERIANAPSAQWNVSGNARRHEVMKAVLMNSADKIEDGSIDEINGVDIPVGGLLGMERTVVKQDGVSTWFDSDAYGDGDLGSGQFVPLDEQMGTGHLNASRALTQFRSGEQNYEDGDVPLIGWDYGTTTGEGDNNRYRFSEELLGGSFVSITVAWDRHVELNDTNSNNRFDSGETFERYDSDGDPPDDSVINDLDLYFLPASATSAGLAEAASISTEGTVDHIFFQVPYTGFWQFWVDQHDEEAALGSSQNYAVAWWAKSAAGPSITADFTGDGTVDGDDLAQWKGDFGINDDSDANGDGVTDGADFLAWQREFGNSSATPTSSNVPEPSALMLSMLGLPFLMRRQR